ATATATATAGCAAGAAAAAGAAGACGCTATCCCTTTCCCAGCCAGAACAACAAATAAGTATTTTAAGGTCTATACAACTCGTTATAACAAATTTATCCTTCTGGCAGATAAGTGCAGTATCATTTTGCAATTACGGGATATTCGTTGCCCTCCAGGGGTTATGGCTCGGCCCTTATCTTATGGATATAAAAGGATTTACACCTATTCAGGCAGGCAACATATTACTGATGCTTTCAATTGGGTCTATTATAGGCGCACCAATGGCAGGATATCTATCTGACAAAATATTTGGGTCACCCAAAACCGTCCTCATGTATTCATTAAGTTTTTATGCACTGTTTCTTATCCCATTGACAGGAATATGGGGTATTGAAAGCTCAGTCTTATTCTCCACTGTTCTCTTTTGTTTAGGCTTTTTTCGGGCCTTTGGAATGCTCACTTATACCCACGTGAAAGAGTTGTTTCCACTCAGTATTTCAGGGACTGTAATAGCTTGTACCAATTTTTTTGTTATGTCCGGAGGGGCAGTTTTCATGCAGGGGCTTGGGAAAGTAATCGAGTCTTTTCCCCGCACACACGATTCTTACTCACCCCAAGCATATCACTTAGCCTTCTTTATCTGCTTTCTGGCAATGGCTGGAAGCTTAATATTCTACTTTTTTTCAAAAGAAAAAAAATAAATTACAGATGCACAGATTACTAATGATGGGGATCTAAAGCTACGAATGCGTAGAAAAAAGATTATCTTTTATCTCGACTGATTGTTTCTTTTGAGAGCAAGGCACCGAGAAGGCTCATGAGGCTCATTATAAAGAATATCCAGAAAGCAAGTTTATAGGCAGATGATGGATATACACCCTGAACCCTTCCGGCTTTATCTAAAACATAGCCGATAGCTGGCTGGAAGAGAATTCCACCAAGAAAGCTGAACGAATTAACCGCCCCCATGGAAATGCCTGCTATGTTAGCTGAAAAAAGCTCCTTTGTGGCTGTAAATCCCACACTCCCTGGGGCAGAAGAAGCAGCACCTGTTATGAAAAAGAGAAGATAAAGTGCGGGTATTGACAAAGATCCATGGAAGACAAGGAGAATAAACCAGCACAGCGAATGTACCACAGAGCTGCCTACAATGACCTGCTTTCTACTCCCAAGCATTTTATCTGAAAGATATCCGAGAAATGGACTCCCTACTATTATAGCAAGAGGAACCATGAGGAGTATATTTCCTGTTTCTATTTTTGAAAGTTTGTAGGTGTCCATAAGGTAAGGACCTGCCCAGAGCCCAAAAAAACTGAAAAGGATAGCTACCCTGAAAAAAAACCAGATAGCAAGGGGCCAAAAATACTTTTCCCGGAAAACCAATTGTATATCATCAATCAATTTTCTCTTACTAAGGGGAATGACTTTCTGTTCTTGCATATTGTGAATACCTTTCTTCTCCG
This genomic interval from Pseudomonadota bacterium contains the following:
- a CDS encoding MFS transporter gives rise to the protein MLSALFIFSMFYRVSNAIIAPDLIKDLHLNAETLGILGSAFFYSFALLQIPMGILLDRIGPRVVISLFSLVGAIGAFIFALASTFIIAFLGRVLIGIGMASVLMGTLKIFVLRFSPEKFSTLFGIFISIGTLGSILATSPLAYLNSTIGWRATLMFAGGLTFILSFLIFWVLGNHIYSKKKKTLSLSQPEQQISILRSIQLVITNLSFWQISAVSFCNYGIFVALQGLWLGPYLMDIKGFTPIQAGNILLMLSIGSIIGAPMAGYLSDKIFGSPKTVLMYSLSFYALFLIPLTGIWGIESSVLFSTVLFCLGFFRAFGMLTYTHVKELFPLSISGTVIACTNFFVMSGGAVFMQGLGKVIESFPRTHDSYSPQAYHLAFFICFLAMAGSLIFYFFSKEKK
- a CDS encoding MFS transporter; the protein is MRFFCKSVSVSMVEEGTGRALQYRWFIFWIFSLQFLLLFFHRICPAVLAPELVKAFNISGVGLGVLSSAYFYPYAFMQIPIGILSDSWGVRKTATLFGLIATLGVMLFAFSHTIGFATFSRVLLGLGASATFVCGMKVFTEWFKKVEYARISGLFISVGSVGWLIGTTPLAMLSQKFDWREIFIIIGLLMIALTLLTWLLVVDNPEKKGIHNMQEQKVIPLSKRKLIDDIQLVFREKYFWPLAIWFFFRVAILFSFFGLWAGPYLMDTYKLSKIETGNILLMVPLAIIVGSPFLGYLSDKMLGSRKQVIVGSSVVHSLCWFILLVFHGSLSIPALYLLFFITGAASSAPGSVGFTATKELFSANIAGISMGAVNSFSFLGGILFQPAIGYVLDKAGRVQGVYPSSAYKLAFWIFFIMSLMSLLGALLSKETISRDKR